The Candidatus Phaeomarinobacter ectocarpi genome includes a region encoding these proteins:
- a CDS encoding class I SAM-dependent RNA methyltransferase → MAEAVTRATIADLAHKGDAVADIDGDQVYVEGGVPGDVVSLDISGSRGRIVAVHEPSTHRVTPPCPKAGQCGGCSLQHIDDTYVADWKRGQVIAALAHRGIETEVKPTITSPARSRRRVTFAARRGGAGVVIGFHEKASQHIVDVSECEIADPALTKALPGIAAMLEDGLTRRGEAKVAVTTTQNGLDVAVDMPGKALTGQLLSKLSTAGQAAGLARLTWNNEQVAEWRSPVISFDGLECVPPAGGFLQAVEHAEDTLRQHIIEAAKGRKRLKRVVDLFSGCGAFSLPLARLAKVDAFDSDPAAIAALDQATRNLQGLKPLVAERRDLFRRPVFALDLKNYDLAVLDPPRAGGQAQAEQLAKSIVPAVVSVSCNPATFARDARILIDGGYMIGAVTPVDQFRWSAHIEVVALFERA, encoded by the coding sequence CCAGGTTTACGTCGAAGGCGGTGTGCCGGGTGACGTCGTAAGCCTTGACATCTCGGGCTCACGCGGCCGCATCGTTGCTGTGCATGAACCATCTACCCATCGCGTCACACCCCCATGCCCCAAGGCTGGTCAATGCGGGGGGTGCTCCCTTCAACACATCGATGACACCTATGTGGCTGACTGGAAACGCGGCCAGGTCATCGCCGCGCTGGCCCATCGCGGTATCGAGACAGAAGTGAAGCCCACCATCACATCACCGGCCCGCTCACGGCGGCGCGTAACCTTTGCCGCCCGGCGCGGTGGCGCAGGGGTGGTGATTGGGTTTCACGAAAAGGCATCGCAACACATCGTTGATGTATCCGAATGCGAAATCGCAGATCCCGCCCTCACCAAGGCGCTGCCGGGCATTGCGGCAATGTTGGAAGATGGGCTGACACGCCGTGGTGAAGCCAAGGTTGCCGTGACGACGACACAAAATGGCCTGGACGTTGCCGTGGATATGCCGGGCAAGGCGCTGACGGGCCAACTCCTGTCAAAACTATCCACTGCTGGGCAGGCTGCTGGTCTTGCCCGCCTGACGTGGAACAATGAGCAGGTAGCAGAATGGCGATCCCCGGTCATTTCGTTCGACGGGTTGGAGTGCGTGCCCCCTGCTGGTGGATTCCTGCAGGCCGTGGAGCACGCAGAAGACACACTGCGCCAACACATCATTGAGGCTGCGAAAGGTCGAAAACGCCTCAAGCGCGTGGTTGATCTGTTCTCAGGGTGTGGTGCGTTTTCGCTGCCACTGGCGCGGCTTGCCAAAGTCGATGCTTTTGACAGCGACCCCGCAGCAATTGCCGCTCTGGACCAGGCAACCAGAAACCTCCAGGGCCTGAAACCCCTGGTTGCAGAACGCCGCGACCTTTTTCGCCGCCCGGTTTTTGCTTTGGATCTGAAAAACTATGATCTGGCTGTTCTGGATCCCCCGCGAGCCGGCGGTCAGGCGCAGGCAGAGCAATTGGCAAAGTCCATAGTACCTGCCGTGGTATCGGTTTCCTGCAATCCCGCAACCTTCGCGCGCGATGCGCGTATCCTGATTGACGGGGGCTACATGATCGGGGCTGTGACCCCGGTTGATCAATTCAGGTGGTCCGCTCACATAGAGGTGGTCGCACTCTTCGAACGGGCCTAG